A window from Tistrella bauzanensis encodes these proteins:
- a CDS encoding division/cell wall cluster transcriptional repressor MraZ → MALFLSTFEKPIDKKGRVSVPPQFRTALGPQEFHGIVAYPSFINAAVEACGYDRIVQLSESIETFDPFSEERDAFATAILAECQQLAFDPEGRVMLSRRLMDIAGLEDRVVFVGKGRTFELWQPDRFADHQTAARDIALAQRGRLRMDPGGRRPAAQPSAILPAGGGNGAGGGDA, encoded by the coding sequence GTGGCGCTGTTCCTGTCGACGTTTGAAAAGCCAATCGACAAGAAGGGTCGCGTCTCGGTGCCGCCTCAATTCAGGACTGCGCTCGGTCCCCAGGAATTTCACGGCATCGTCGCCTATCCATCATTCATCAACGCGGCGGTTGAAGCCTGTGGCTATGACCGGATCGTTCAACTGTCGGAAAGCATCGAGACGTTCGACCCCTTCTCGGAAGAGCGTGATGCCTTTGCGACCGCCATTCTCGCCGAATGCCAGCAACTTGCTTTCGACCCCGAGGGGCGGGTGATGCTGTCGCGGCGTCTGATGGACATTGCCGGTCTGGAAGACCGGGTGGTTTTCGTGGGCAAGGGACGGACCTTCGAATTGTGGCAGCCTGACCGCTTCGCCGATCATCAGACCGCAGCGCGTGACATCGCGCTGGCCCAGCGCGGCCGGCTGCGGATGGACCCGGGCGGCCGGCGGCCGGCGGCGCAGCCATCGGCGATCCTGCCCGCCGGTGGCGGCAACGGCGCGGGCGGAG